The Thiorhodovibrio litoralis genome includes a window with the following:
- a CDS encoding tyrosine-type recombinase/integrase yields MAHAAERYPSLNMRHISPHSVRHSTAMHMLQSGVAFSVIALWLGHESMTTTHRYVEADLTMKQNALARLQEPAMEPTRYQPTDR; encoded by the coding sequence GTGGCACATGCCGCCGAGCGCTACCCCAGCCTCAATATGCGTCACATCTCACCTCACTCGGTGCGCCACTCCACCGCCATGCATATGCTGCAGTCCGGCGTCGCCTTCAGCGTCATCGCACTCTGGCTGGGGCATGAGAGCATGACGACCACCCATCGATACGTCGAGGCCGATCTGACAATGAAGCAAAACGCTCTGGCCCGCCTTCAGGAGCCCGCGATGGAGCCGACACGCTACCAACCAACCGACCGATGA
- a CDS encoding ISAs1 family transposase yields MVQRGAHYVFIAKDNQPTLAADIRLNFQDRGEPDFRERPELKHGRIESRAIWTSTKLNAYLDFPAVGQVFVIERTITNKKTGKTTIETVYGLTDHTPESASPKRLLAFNRSHWGVEAHHWILDWNWDEDRCTIRTGHGPENMTRLRRFATGLIKAKSTDSVSATIDKLARKVRRVFDYLGMTANSVPRAARAAPVG; encoded by the coding sequence CTGGTCCAACGCGGCGCGCACTACGTTTTTATCGCCAAGGATAACCAACCGACCCTCGCGGCCGATATTCGGTTGAACTTCCAGGATCGTGGCGAACCGGACTTCCGCGAGCGCCCGGAACTCAAGCACGGGCGCATCGAAAGCCGCGCGATTTGGACCTCCACGAAGCTCAACGCGTATCTCGACTTCCCCGCTGTCGGTCAGGTCTTCGTCATTGAGCGGACCATCACGAACAAGAAGACCGGCAAGACGACCATCGAAACGGTCTACGGCCTCACTGATCACACCCCCGAGAGCGCCAGTCCCAAGCGCTTGCTGGCCTTTAACCGTAGCCACTGGGGCGTTGAAGCCCATCACTGGATCCTCGACTGGAACTGGGATGAGGATCGCTGCACGATCCGCACCGGCCATGGACCGGAAAACATGACCCGCCTGCGCCGGTTCGCCACTGGCCTGATCAAGGCGAAATCCACCGACTCCGTCTCGGCAACCATTGATAAACTCGCGCGCAAGGTTCGCCGTGTCTTCGACTATCTGGGGATGACGGCGAACTCAGTGCCACGTGCTGCTCGAGCAGCGCCTGTCGGCTAG
- a CDS encoding Druantia anti-phage system protein DruA, protein MNLHEITLRLVAADEEPRFNALLEEHHYLGASAKIGHTLWYVATWQEQWLALLVFSAAAWKCGARDRWIGWDRRYQFDRLHLIANNARFLILPAWHVPNLASRVLGLCERRVSADWPARFGYPLWLLETFVDPRRFAGTCYRAANWLEVGQTRGYRRTRAGYSNRADGAKRVFVRPLIAQAQARLSHPTLDPVYHHGVPRLMLSAQQMRSLPEFFADVPDPRRSQGRRHPLPVVLAISAAAVLCGARGYKAIAEWAQDLSQTARARFGCRYRNGRYEVPSRTRIRDVLTRADPNAVDRALQGWNAQMATEDEGLALDGKTMCNAIDAEGNQTHILGVVGHESKRCHTQKKSALCPSMAAMS, encoded by the coding sequence ATGAACCTGCACGAGATCACCCTGCGTCTGGTCGCCGCGGATGAAGAGCCGCGCTTCAACGCCCTGCTTGAGGAGCATCACTACCTGGGGGCTTCGGCAAAGATCGGTCACACCCTCTGGTATGTCGCCACCTGGCAGGAGCAGTGGCTGGCGTTGCTGGTGTTCAGCGCGGCCGCATGGAAGTGCGGCGCGCGCGATCGCTGGATCGGCTGGGATCGGCGCTATCAATTCGACCGGCTGCATCTGATCGCCAACAACGCCCGTTTTTTGATCCTGCCCGCGTGGCATGTGCCGAATCTCGCCTCGCGTGTGCTGGGGCTATGCGAGCGCCGGGTCAGCGCCGATTGGCCGGCGCGCTTCGGCTATCCGCTGTGGTTGCTGGAGACCTTCGTCGATCCGCGCCGGTTCGCCGGTACCTGCTATCGCGCCGCCAATTGGCTCGAGGTCGGGCAGACACGCGGGTATCGGCGCACCCGCGCCGGCTACAGCAACCGCGCCGATGGCGCCAAGCGGGTGTTTGTCCGCCCCTTGATCGCGCAGGCTCAAGCACGCTTGTCTCATCCAACACTTGATCCTGTCTATCACCATGGAGTCCCAAGACTGATGTTAAGTGCACAGCAGATGCGTTCGTTGCCCGAGTTCTTCGCCGATGTCCCGGATCCGCGCCGCAGCCAAGGCCGACGGCATCCGTTGCCGGTGGTGCTTGCCATCTCGGCCGCGGCGGTCTTGTGCGGGGCGCGCGGCTACAAGGCCATCGCTGAATGGGCGCAGGACCTCAGTCAGACCGCCCGTGCGCGTTTTGGCTGCCGCTATCGCAATGGCCGCTATGAGGTGCCCAGCCGCACCCGCATCCGCGATGTCCTCACGCGGGCGGACCCCAACGCCGTCGATCGAGCACTGCAGGGTTGGAACGCGCAGATGGCCACCGAGGACGAGGGCTTGGCCCTTGATGGCAAGACGATGTGCAACGCCATCGACGCCGAGGGAAACCAGACCCACATCCTCGGTGTCGTTGGACATGAGTCCAAGCGCTGTCACACCCAAAAAAAGTCGGCTCTCTGCCCGTCAATGGCAGCGATGAGCTGA
- a CDS encoding NUDIX domain-containing protein — protein MTKPETPLLAADIIIELNDQPGRPIVLIERRYPPLGWAIPGGFVDIGERAEAAAMREAREETALRVKLRALLGLYSDPARDPRGHTVSAVYVAEATGEPRAQDDARHLAVFAPEALPVPLAFDHARILDHYRRYRETGLITPLWSPDSLDNL, from the coding sequence ATGACGAAACCCGAAACACCGCTGCTGGCCGCGGACATCATCATCGAGCTCAATGACCAGCCAGGCCGGCCCATCGTGCTGATTGAACGGCGCTATCCGCCGCTGGGTTGGGCGATTCCCGGCGGCTTTGTCGACATCGGGGAGCGCGCCGAAGCCGCCGCCATGCGCGAGGCGCGGGAGGAAACGGCCTTGCGGGTGAAGTTGCGCGCACTCCTTGGTCTTTACTCCGATCCAGCACGCGACCCGCGAGGCCATACGGTCAGCGCGGTCTATGTGGCGGAGGCCACCGGAGAGCCCCGAGCGCAGGATGATGCCCGCCACTTGGCGGTCTTCGCACCAGAGGCACTGCCCGTACCCCTCGCGTTCGATCATGCGCGGATTCTCGATCATTACCGGCGCTACCGCGAGACGGGCCTGATCACCCCGTTGTGGTCGCCGGATTCCCTCGACAACCTCTGA
- a CDS encoding endonuclease/exonuclease/phosphatase family protein, whose protein sequence is MGASPLMAWLAILRRPLAGDRASDGWWLIGGAAFGLLSPWLSAPLHASAGQFAWLLDLITHGQWLYLILLVLGVVLLIRRRPIAWLALFLFPLPWLSASPSLSNQPEFGEPGFRVAVANLNMAQPPLPALTDWLESEPPDLLILLECTPAMARWLNDRDALPTHVEQPDESPFGICLRAAWPLNDARTQRDAAGIARLHAELDWNGHGVEVIAVHPMPPVSAHFHQLRNQQLRELITDLDPAKLGILAGDLNASPWSSAFAGLRQTGVRRASGLQPTWPTVGQGWFGIPIDQALVTTAWRGFRAGPTRSLGSDHRAVSVLLW, encoded by the coding sequence ATGGGCGCGTCGCCGCTGATGGCTTGGCTGGCGATTCTGCGCCGACCGCTGGCTGGTGATCGTGCAAGCGATGGCTGGTGGCTGATTGGCGGCGCGGCCTTTGGGTTACTCTCACCCTGGTTGTCGGCACCCTTGCACGCCAGTGCAGGGCAGTTCGCCTGGCTGCTGGATTTAATCACCCACGGGCAATGGCTTTATTTGATCTTGCTGGTGCTGGGCGTGGTGCTGCTGATCCGGCGCCGCCCAATTGCCTGGTTGGCGCTTTTCTTGTTTCCGCTGCCCTGGTTGAGCGCCTCCCCGTCCCTGAGCAACCAGCCCGAGTTTGGCGAGCCGGGTTTTCGGGTTGCGGTGGCCAATCTGAACATGGCCCAGCCACCGCTGCCCGCGCTGACCGATTGGCTGGAGTCCGAGCCACCGGATCTGCTGATCCTGCTGGAATGCACACCGGCAATGGCCCGCTGGTTGAATGACCGCGATGCGCTGCCGACGCATGTCGAGCAACCCGATGAATCTCCCTTCGGTATCTGCCTGCGCGCGGCCTGGCCGCTCAACGACGCGCGCACCCAACGGGATGCGGCCGGCATTGCGCGGCTGCATGCCGAGCTTGACTGGAACGGGCACGGCGTGGAGGTGATTGCCGTGCACCCGATGCCACCGGTCTCCGCGCATTTTCACCAGCTACGCAACCAGCAGTTGCGCGAACTGATCACCGATCTCGATCCGGCAAAGCTCGGCATTCTCGCCGGCGATCTGAATGCCAGCCCCTGGTCATCCGCCTTTGCTGGACTGCGCCAGACCGGCGTGCGCCGGGCAAGCGGGCTGCAACCCACCTGGCCGACGGTTGGCCAAGGTTGGTTTGGCATCCCCATCGACCAGGCCTTGGTAACCACCGCCTGGCGGGGTTTCAGGGCTGGGCCAACCCGGTCGCTTGGCTCTGATCACCGGGCAGTCAGTGTCTTGTTGTGGTGA
- a CDS encoding rod shape-determining protein: protein MMPGFLSTWLQTGPFYVTISANRLAVRDIVQGKTVELQPLVCIDRRQKPERILAVGEAAQQANRAEGCEIVNPFAHPRTLLADFTVAEKLLQHAVHQLATNALLRPSPLMILHPLEKTEGGLTQVEVRAWQELAAGAGARSAAVWVGGELSDADILDCRYPGDAWLPEPPKWARRR, encoded by the coding sequence ATGATGCCAGGATTCCTGTCGACATGGCTCCAGACCGGGCCCTTCTATGTGACAATCTCCGCCAACAGACTGGCGGTGCGCGACATTGTGCAAGGTAAGACGGTTGAGCTCCAACCCCTGGTCTGCATCGACCGGCGGCAAAAACCCGAACGGATTCTCGCGGTCGGTGAAGCGGCGCAACAGGCCAATCGTGCCGAGGGATGTGAGATCGTCAATCCCTTCGCGCATCCGCGCACCCTGCTGGCCGACTTCACCGTCGCGGAGAAACTCTTGCAGCATGCCGTGCATCAGTTGGCCACCAACGCCTTGCTGCGACCTTCGCCGCTGATGATCCTGCATCCGTTGGAGAAGACAGAAGGCGGCTTGACCCAGGTCGAGGTGCGCGCCTGGCAGGAATTGGCTGCCGGTGCCGGGGCACGATCAGCGGCTGTCTGGGTCGGCGGGGAATTATCGGATGCCGACATCCTGGATTGTCGTTATCCGGGTGACGCCTGGCTTCCCGAACCGCCAAAATGGGCGCGTCGCCGCTGA
- a CDS encoding DsrE family protein has protein sequence MFVNLTTDDTWAAAKAILFAHEKVLKRGYKPVAIWLNVRAIYLADKKRASHVHGLMKEQGRSIQDMLQAFIADGGMVIACMACSKAAGLTEADFIEGVQMGNPDLVTGLLFDPKVKTLSW, from the coding sequence TTGTTCGTCAACCTGACCACCGATGATACCTGGGCCGCGGCCAAAGCGATCCTGTTTGCCCATGAGAAAGTCCTCAAGCGCGGCTATAAGCCGGTGGCCATCTGGCTGAATGTGCGCGCCATTTATCTGGCCGACAAGAAACGCGCCTCCCACGTCCATGGCCTGATGAAGGAGCAAGGCCGCTCGATCCAGGACATGCTGCAAGCCTTCATCGCCGATGGCGGGATGGTGATTGCTTGCATGGCCTGCTCTAAGGCCGCCGGACTGACCGAAGCCGACTTCATCGAGGGGGTGCAGATGGGCAACCCGGACCTGGTGACGGGGCTGCTGTTCGACCCGAAGGTGAAAACCTTGTCGTGGTGA
- a CDS encoding ankyrin repeat domain-containing protein, whose protein sequence is MAKARSRTLDEVLQSTSDVLFPAELGNRRVRVTSANADGDTPLHVMAWRKDPEAMALLISAGADVNAVGDMGETPLHVAIAQKDEASIRMLLDAGARIDIRSEFDETPLEKAAATSDAIQRLLRLQGPSPP, encoded by the coding sequence ATGGCAAAGGCGCGATCGCGAACCCTGGACGAGGTGCTGCAATCGACCTCGGACGTGCTGTTTCCCGCCGAACTGGGCAACCGACGCGTGCGCGTGACCAGCGCCAACGCAGACGGCGATACGCCCTTGCATGTCATGGCATGGCGCAAGGACCCAGAGGCGATGGCGTTGTTGATCAGCGCCGGCGCGGACGTCAATGCCGTCGGCGACATGGGCGAAACCCCGCTGCATGTCGCGATTGCGCAAAAGGATGAAGCCAGCATTCGGATGCTGCTGGACGCCGGCGCGCGCATTGACATCCGTTCCGAGTTCGATGAAACGCCATTGGAAAAAGCGGCGGCGACGAGCGACGCCATTCAAAGACTCCTGCGATTGCAGGGTCCATCGCCACCTTGA
- a CDS encoding HD domain-containing protein, whose translation MTISGSESALLLQAATFAADKHRHQRRKDAAASPYINHPLAVAWTLSSVGGVTHPELLAAALLHDTVEDTDTSLAELEQIFGPTVSALVAEVTDDKSLPKQRRKALQIEHAALASDAAKQLKIADKIANLRDILADPPADWPLTRKLEYLDWAEQVVRNCRGVNAALDACWDATFSEARGTLEAEAR comes from the coding sequence ATGACCATCAGCGGCAGCGAGTCGGCGCTTCTCCTGCAAGCCGCCACCTTCGCGGCGGACAAGCACCGCCACCAGCGGCGCAAGGACGCGGCGGCCTCGCCCTATATCAACCACCCACTGGCGGTTGCCTGGACGCTGTCATCGGTTGGTGGGGTGACGCATCCTGAACTGCTCGCCGCGGCCCTGCTGCACGACACGGTCGAAGACACGGATACCAGCCTGGCCGAGCTGGAACAGATCTTCGGGCCGACGGTCAGCGCACTGGTGGCGGAGGTCACGGACGACAAGTCGCTGCCGAAACAACGGCGCAAGGCGCTGCAAATCGAGCATGCCGCACTGGCCTCTGACGCCGCCAAGCAACTGAAGATCGCCGACAAGATTGCCAATCTCCGCGATATTCTCGCCGATCCGCCGGCTGACTGGCCGCTGACCCGCAAGCTCGAATACCTGGACTGGGCCGAACAGGTGGTGCGGAATTGCCGGGGCGTCAACGCCGCGCTTGATGCCTGCTGGGATGCGACCTTCTCGGAGGCTCGCGGCACACTGGAAGCCGAAGCGCGATGA
- a CDS encoding DUF3592 domain-containing protein, with amino-acid sequence MKMFGSISILFALIGLVLLAIAAFAYDRTTGFIDTALSTTGTVVELTRSSQSGSSSGGGSTYRPVVRFQDRQGTTIEFVASVGSNPPSHRPGETVEVLYPPDDPHKATLRSVLQLWFTEILLGGLGSLFLLIGLGFSLPLVLSRRRRARLHHTGKPVQTTVTDVHQDSRFSARGRHAYRITTQWQNPRTGKVHVFTSEPVWFDPTDYLNRSHVTVLIDPERPNRYAMDLSFLPEPAN; translated from the coding sequence ATGAAAATGTTCGGATCGATCAGCATCCTATTTGCGCTCATCGGCTTGGTACTGCTGGCTATCGCGGCATTCGCCTATGACCGCACGACGGGATTCATCGACACAGCACTGTCCACGACCGGCACCGTGGTTGAGCTGACCCGTTCCAGCCAGTCCGGTTCAAGTTCCGGCGGGGGCAGCACCTACCGCCCGGTGGTTCGTTTTCAGGATCGCCAAGGGACGACCATTGAGTTCGTCGCATCGGTGGGAAGCAACCCGCCGAGTCATCGCCCGGGCGAAACAGTCGAGGTGCTGTATCCGCCCGATGATCCGCACAAAGCCACGCTTCGCAGTGTGCTACAGCTGTGGTTTACGGAGATCCTGCTCGGTGGCCTCGGTAGCCTTTTCTTGCTGATCGGACTCGGCTTCAGCTTACCCTTGGTGCTCAGTCGGCGCCGGCGAGCGCGGCTGCACCATACCGGCAAGCCGGTGCAGACAACCGTCACGGACGTCCATCAGGATAGCCGGTTCAGCGCCCGTGGTCGGCATGCCTATCGCATCACAACCCAATGGCAGAACCCGCGCACTGGCAAGGTTCATGTCTTTACCAGCGAGCCCGTTTGGTTCGACCCAACCGATTACCTCAATCGCAGCCATGTGACGGTGTTGATCGATCCCGAGCGTCCCAATCGGTATGCCATGGACCTGTCCTTCCTGCCGGAACCGGCCAATTGA
- a CDS encoding DUF6868 family protein — protein sequence MTTEQLTALFGWAAIINIVFLLVSTIALLSLREPIARLHNWLFGLDAQDLGRAYFQYLAQFKIATIVFTIAPYLALRIVF from the coding sequence ATGACCACTGAACAACTCACGGCGCTTTTCGGTTGGGCGGCGATCATCAATATCGTCTTTCTGCTGGTGTCCACGATCGCATTGCTGAGTCTGCGCGAGCCCATCGCGCGCCTTCACAACTGGTTGTTCGGCCTCGATGCACAGGACCTGGGCCGCGCTTACTTCCAGTATCTGGCGCAGTTCAAGATCGCGACCATTGTATTCACCATCGCACCCTATCTGGCGCTGAGAATCGTGTTCTAA
- a CDS encoding SAM-dependent methyltransferase — MWDQRFDREDYLYGTEPSQFLAAQTERLRPGQRALVVADGEGRHAVHLATLGLEVTAMDSSGVALTKARKLAAASGVAVDFHQADLRDWTWAPARYDVVVAIFIQFAEPALRAAIFAGIQRTLAPGGLLLLHGFTPAQLAFHSGGPPCAELLYTPELLRAAFAELEILRLGEYQSELREGTGHVGQAALIDLVARKPLADATSA, encoded by the coding sequence ATGTGGGACCAACGCTTCGACCGTGAAGACTATCTCTACGGCACCGAGCCGAGCCAGTTTCTCGCGGCCCAGACGGAGCGCCTGCGCCCCGGACAGCGAGCTTTGGTCGTTGCCGATGGCGAGGGGCGCCATGCGGTGCATCTCGCTACGCTCGGGCTCGAGGTCACCGCCATGGACAGCTCCGGGGTGGCCCTAACCAAGGCACGCAAGCTCGCGGCGGCGAGTGGAGTGGCGGTGGATTTCCATCAGGCCGACCTGCGCGATTGGACATGGGCGCCCGCGCGCTATGATGTTGTGGTGGCAATTTTCATTCAATTCGCCGAGCCCGCGCTCAGAGCCGCGATCTTCGCCGGGATTCAACGCACCCTGGCACCGGGTGGCCTGCTCCTGCTGCATGGCTTCACTCCGGCGCAGCTGGCCTTTCACAGTGGCGGCCCGCCCTGTGCCGAGCTGCTCTACACGCCAGAACTCCTGCGCGCCGCCTTCGCCGAGCTTGAGATTCTGCGGCTCGGGGAATACCAGAGTGAGTTACGTGAAGGCACCGGCCATGTCGGCCAGGCGGCATTGATCGACTTGGTGGCCCGCAAGCCACTCGCCGATGCGACGTCAGCGTAA
- a CDS encoding thiol-disulfide oxidoreductase DCC family protein has protein sequence MQNSNSPLRVLYDGGCPLCRREIAHYQRLRPCRPVDWIDIDGGPRTCESLGITREDAMARFHVLEGTRIHTGAEAFVVLWSALPGWHFLATLARTLRLLPVMELGYAWFAQRRWKKRCQDDRCAVI, from the coding sequence ATGCAGAATTCCAACTCGCCATTGCGCGTCCTCTACGATGGCGGCTGTCCGCTCTGCCGACGCGAGATCGCCCACTATCAACGCCTCAGGCCCTGCAGGCCAGTGGACTGGATCGACATTGATGGCGGCCCACGCACGTGCGAATCGCTCGGCATCACCCGCGAAGACGCCATGGCGCGGTTTCATGTGCTTGAGGGAACGCGTATTCACACCGGTGCTGAAGCCTTTGTCGTGCTCTGGTCGGCGCTTCCCGGCTGGCATTTTCTGGCTACTCTGGCGCGCACGCTGCGCTTGCTCCCCGTGATGGAACTCGGCTATGCCTGGTTTGCCCAGCGCCGCTGGAAGAAGCGTTGCCAGGACGATCGTTGCGCGGTGATTTGA
- a CDS encoding type IV toxin-antitoxin system AbiEi family antitoxin domain-containing protein, producing the protein MSATQDAILALTRQQGLLRPIDLDAQGLPRVSLTRLVRQGRLARVGRGLYALPERPVSEHAALAEVARRSPHAVICLLSALRFHELTTQNPFDVWLAIPGKAHAPALSYPPLRVVRFSEAGMTEGVDQHEIDRVRVRVTNLARTVADCFKYRNKIGLDVALEALKEALGQDGGPRRVSIDALWRFAEMNRVGKVIRPYLDSLA; encoded by the coding sequence ATGTCCGCAACCCAAGACGCCATTCTCGCGCTCACCCGACAGCAGGGTCTTCTCCGCCCGATCGATCTGGATGCCCAGGGTCTGCCGCGGGTGTCTCTGACGCGACTTGTGCGCCAGGGTCGACTCGCGCGTGTTGGACGGGGGCTTTATGCCTTACCTGAGCGGCCGGTATCGGAACATGCGGCCTTGGCCGAAGTGGCGCGCCGTTCCCCCCATGCCGTGATATGCCTGCTCTCGGCGCTGCGCTTCCATGAACTGACGACTCAGAACCCATTCGACGTGTGGCTAGCCATTCCCGGCAAGGCCCATGCACCCGCCCTGTCGTATCCACCGCTGCGCGTCGTGCGGTTTTCCGAGGCAGGAATGACCGAGGGCGTCGATCAGCACGAGATCGACAGGGTCAGGGTGCGAGTGACCAATCTTGCGCGCACCGTGGCGGACTGTTTCAAATACCGCAACAAGATCGGCCTCGATGTCGCCCTGGAAGCACTGAAGGAGGCGCTCGGCCAGGATGGTGGACCCCGTCGGGTTAGCATCGATGCATTGTGGCGCTTCGCCGAGATGAATCGGGTGGGCAAGGTCATCCGGCCCTATCTGGACAGTCTCGCATGA
- a CDS encoding methyl-accepting chemotaxis protein, translating into MPSINDIRMRPKLVGLFLLIGVSALAFVGLWAGYQAEKALLHKSYAQLESVREIKRQAVERYFIHIQNQILTFSENAMVVDAMRELRAVFPRFRAENGYAADDIQRLGEELASYYSDQFSAEFRDQNDGRDPEALRYFKQLDDDSLALQHAYIQANPNPLGSKEGLDRAPDQSSYSALHGRIHPIIRSYLQKFGYYDIFLVDPDTGDILYSVFKELDYSTSLIDGPYADTNFGEVFRLANAATTPEVFFLVDYAQYVPSYEAPASFIASPIFDRGEKIGVAIFQMPIDALNSIMAERAGLGRSGESYLVGPDLLMRSDSYLAPDSHSVTASFRHPETGRVDTRAVHQALAGETGSEIVIDYNGNPVLSAYAPVKLGAFTWALMAEIDEAEVMAPVDRLIFSLVVAGLIFAAIIVLLALVVSNAIARPLRAGVAFAERIAEGDLSARLSVRQRDEIGLLADALRAMMDKLRQVVAEVQSSAREVSQSSQQLADSSSRLSQGSEQQARSAEDISTSMEDMTAIIQNNSDRAARTQVSAQSAANDAREGGGAVKQTVAAMQQITGKLTVIEEIARKTNLLALNAAIEAARAGEAGRGFAVVASEVRKLAASSQDAAREITELAAQSREVAESAGAMIEKVVPAIEETAGMIQEIAQAGQQQNQGAERIAAAVKRLDAVIHSNSATFQQTSEMAEQLLHNAEDMQRVIGFFVIHG; encoded by the coding sequence ATGCCGTCCATTAACGATATCCGTATGCGGCCGAAGCTGGTTGGCCTGTTTCTGCTGATCGGCGTCTCGGCGCTGGCGTTTGTCGGCTTGTGGGCCGGCTATCAGGCCGAGAAGGCGCTGCTGCACAAGTCCTATGCACAGCTTGAGTCGGTGCGCGAAATCAAGCGCCAGGCGGTGGAGCGCTACTTCATCCACATCCAGAACCAAATCCTCACCTTTTCGGAAAACGCCATGGTGGTGGACGCCATGCGCGAGCTGCGCGCGGTGTTTCCGCGCTTTCGCGCGGAAAACGGCTACGCGGCCGACGACATCCAGCGCCTGGGCGAGGAACTGGCCAGCTATTACAGCGATCAATTCTCGGCGGAATTCCGCGACCAGAACGACGGCCGCGACCCCGAGGCGCTGCGCTATTTCAAGCAGCTCGATGATGATTCCCTGGCTCTACAGCATGCCTATATCCAGGCCAATCCCAATCCGCTTGGCTCCAAGGAGGGACTCGACCGCGCGCCGGACCAGTCCAGCTACTCCGCGCTGCATGGCCGGATTCATCCGATCATCCGCAGCTATCTGCAAAAGTTCGGCTACTACGACATCTTTCTGGTGGACCCGGATACTGGCGATATTCTGTATTCGGTGTTCAAAGAGCTGGACTACTCCACCTCCCTGATTGACGGCCCCTATGCCGACACCAATTTCGGCGAGGTCTTCCGGCTGGCCAATGCCGCGACCACGCCCGAGGTCTTCTTCCTGGTCGACTATGCCCAATACGTCCCATCCTACGAGGCTCCGGCCAGCTTCATCGCCTCACCCATCTTCGACCGGGGCGAGAAAATCGGCGTGGCCATCTTCCAGATGCCGATCGACGCACTCAATTCCATCATGGCCGAGCGCGCCGGCCTCGGCCGCTCGGGCGAATCCTATTTGGTCGGCCCCGACCTGCTGATGCGCTCCGACTCCTACCTGGCCCCCGACAGCCACTCGGTCACCGCCTCCTTCCGTCATCCCGAGACAGGGCGGGTGGATACCCGCGCCGTGCACCAGGCGCTGGCCGGCGAGACGGGTTCCGAGATCGTCATCGATTACAACGGCAACCCGGTGCTTTCGGCCTATGCGCCGGTCAAGCTGGGCGCCTTCACCTGGGCGCTGATGGCCGAAATCGACGAGGCCGAGGTCATGGCGCCGGTTGACCGGCTGATCTTCTCCCTGGTTGTCGCCGGGCTGATCTTCGCCGCCATCATCGTGCTGCTCGCGCTGGTGGTGTCCAACGCCATTGCCAGACCGCTGCGCGCCGGCGTCGCCTTTGCCGAGCGCATCGCCGAGGGTGACCTGAGCGCGCGGCTTTCGGTGCGGCAGCGCGACGAAATCGGCCTGCTCGCCGACGCCCTGCGCGCCATGATGGACAAGCTGCGCCAAGTGGTGGCCGAGGTGCAAAGCTCCGCGCGCGAGGTCAGCCAAAGCAGCCAGCAATTGGCCGATTCCTCCAGCCGGCTGTCGCAGGGTTCCGAGCAGCAGGCGCGCTCGGCCGAGGACATCTCCACCTCCATGGAGGACATGACCGCAATCATTCAAAATAACAGCGACCGCGCCGCGCGTACCCAGGTTTCCGCGCAAAGCGCCGCCAATGACGCGCGCGAAGGCGGCGGCGCCGTGAAGCAGACCGTGGCCGCCATGCAGCAGATCACCGGCAAGCTCACGGTCATCGAGGAGATCGCGCGCAAGACCAACCTGCTCGCGCTAAACGCCGCTATCGAGGCCGCGCGTGCCGGCGAGGCCGGTCGTGGCTTCGCCGTGGTCGCCAGCGAGGTGCGCAAGCTTGCCGCCAGCAGTCAGGACGCGGCGCGCGAAATCACCGAGCTGGCCGCGCAAAGCCGCGAAGTGGCTGAGAGTGCTGGCGCCATGATCGAGAAAGTGGTCCCCGCCATCGAGGAAACCGCAGGCATGATCCAGGAGATCGCCCAGGCCGGCCAGCAGCAAAACCAGGGAGCCGAGCGCATCGCCGCAGCCGTCAAGCGGCTCGACGCAGTCATCCACTCCAACAGCGCCACCTTCCAGCAAACCTCGGAAATGGCCGAGCAGTTACTTCACAATGCCGAGGACATGCAGCGCGTCATCGGCTTTTTCGTCATCCATGGATAA